The window CCATCAGGGCGAACAAGACGGTCAAAGGATGGAGGCCGGTTTCTTTTCCCATTAATTTTGGAACCACGATAATTGCTTCGATCAGGTTGATGAGACCGAACATCACTGCGACCAGGATCAGGGTGGAGGTGGATTTGGTCGCCGCGAAGAGCAGGGCGGGAATGGCCCCCATAATCGGTCCCAGGTAGGGAACGATGTCGGCGATCCCGGCGATAAGTCCGATAACCAGGGGAAACTCGATACCCAGGAAAAGCATAGAGAGACTGACACTCGCACCCACGAAAAGGCAGATCAGGAGCCGACCGCGAATGAAAGCTCCCAGGATATGTTCGATTTCTCGCAGCAGGGTAATATATTCTTTTCTTTTTTTCCTGGGGAAGAGCTTGACCAACGCTCGGCGGATTTTTACCGTATCGACCAGGAAATAGTAGAGTATGAAAGGGGCAAGGATGAATCCGAAAAAAAGGACGCTCACAATGAGCGAAACGAGATCGACTACGTTGCGGAGAATGCCGGTCAGATAGGCCTGGATATTTTCGGAAAAATCAACCAGGAAACTTT is drawn from Atribacteraceae bacterium and contains these coding sequences:
- a CDS encoding AI-2E family transporter, with protein sequence MTNERVLKNFYYLGLLVIILYLVYLIRTILLPFALGGILAYALTPAAYYLNRRGLSWKASVLIIFLALLVFFLILFFLVIPESIDQFRTLASNLPVYTEQIISITQAIDERYPGLNISEAVESFLVDFSENIQAYLTGILRNVVDLVSLIVSVLFFGFILAPFILYYFLVDTVKIRRALVKLFPRKKRKEYITLLREIEHILGAFIRGRLLICLFVGASVSLSMLFLGIEFPLVIGLIAGIADIVPYLGPIMGAIPALLFAATKSTSTLILVAVMFGLINLIEAIIVVPKLMGKETGLHPLTVLFALMVGEQLYGPLGLILAIPIAGIIKALLRVYRKKPHGELP